The following proteins come from a genomic window of Streptomyces liliiviolaceus:
- a CDS encoding ABC-F family ATP-binding cassette domain-containing protein produces the protein MISASGIELRAGARMLIESATFRITKGDRIGLVGRNGAGKTTLTKVLAGEGTPAAGTVARSGEVGYLPQDPRTGDLDMLAGDRVLSARGLDTLIRKMRENEQRIANGSGATREKAMRQYERQETEFLTKGGYAAEAEAATIAAALNLPDRVLGQPLHTLSGGQRRRIELARILFSDADTLLLDEPTNHLDADSIVWLRDYLKTYRGGFIVISHDVDLVETVVNKVFYLDANRAQIDVYNMGWKLYQQQREADEKRRKRERQNAEKKATALHSQADKMRAKATKTVAAQNMAKRADKLLAGLEAERKSDKVAKLRFPDPSPCGKTPLMAEGLSKSYGSLEIFTDVNLAIDKGSRVVILGLNGAGKTTLLRLLGGAEKPDTGEIIEGHGLKLGYYAQEHETLDPQRTVLENMRSAAPDLDLVQVRKTLGSFLFSGDDVDKPASVLSGGEKTRLALATLVVSSANVLLLDEPTNNLDPASREEILGALRTYKGAVVLVTHDEGAVQALQPERIILLPDGVEDLWGADYADLVALA, from the coding sequence GTGATTTCCGCTTCCGGTATCGAACTGCGTGCCGGCGCCCGCATGCTCATCGAGTCCGCCACCTTCCGCATCACCAAGGGCGACCGCATCGGCCTGGTCGGCCGCAACGGCGCGGGCAAGACGACGCTCACCAAGGTCCTCGCAGGTGAGGGCACCCCCGCCGCGGGCACCGTCGCCCGCTCCGGAGAGGTCGGCTACCTCCCGCAGGACCCGCGCACCGGCGACCTCGACATGCTGGCCGGCGACCGCGTCCTGTCCGCGCGCGGCCTGGACACCCTGATCCGCAAGATGCGCGAGAACGAACAGCGCATCGCGAACGGCTCGGGCGCCACCCGCGAGAAGGCCATGCGGCAGTACGAGCGCCAGGAGACGGAGTTCCTCACCAAGGGCGGGTACGCCGCCGAGGCGGAGGCCGCCACCATCGCCGCCGCGCTCAACCTCCCCGACCGGGTGCTCGGCCAGCCCCTCCATACGCTCTCCGGCGGTCAGCGCCGCCGTATCGAGCTGGCCCGCATCCTCTTCTCGGACGCGGACACCCTGCTCCTCGACGAGCCCACGAACCACCTCGACGCCGACTCCATCGTCTGGCTGCGCGACTACCTGAAGACGTACCGCGGCGGCTTCATCGTGATCTCCCACGACGTCGACCTGGTCGAGACGGTCGTCAACAAGGTCTTCTACCTGGACGCCAACCGCGCCCAGATCGACGTCTACAACATGGGCTGGAAGCTCTACCAGCAGCAGCGCGAGGCCGACGAGAAGCGCCGCAAGCGCGAGCGGCAGAACGCCGAGAAGAAGGCCACCGCCCTGCACTCGCAGGCCGACAAGATGCGCGCCAAGGCCACCAAGACCGTCGCCGCGCAGAACATGGCCAAGCGGGCCGACAAGCTCCTCGCGGGCCTGGAGGCCGAGCGGAAGTCCGACAAGGTCGCCAAGCTGCGCTTCCCCGACCCGTCGCCCTGCGGCAAGACCCCGCTGATGGCGGAGGGCCTGTCCAAGTCGTACGGCTCCCTGGAGATCTTCACCGACGTCAACCTCGCCATCGACAAGGGCTCCCGCGTCGTCATCCTCGGCCTGAACGGCGCGGGCAAGACGACCCTGCTGCGCCTCCTCGGCGGCGCGGAGAAGCCCGACACCGGCGAGATCATCGAGGGACACGGCCTCAAGCTCGGCTACTACGCGCAGGAGCACGAGACCCTCGACCCGCAGCGCACGGTCCTGGAGAACATGCGCTCCGCGGCCCCCGACCTCGACCTCGTCCAGGTCCGCAAGACGCTCGGCTCGTTCCTGTTCTCCGGGGACGACGTCGACAAGCCGGCCTCCGTCCTCTCCGGCGGCGAGAAGACCCGTCTCGCGCTCGCCACCCTCGTGGTGTCGTCCGCGAACGTCCTGCTCCTCGACGAGCCGACGAACAACCTCGACCCGGCCAGCCGCGAGGAGATCCTCGGCGCGCTGCGCACCTACAAGGGCGCCGTCGTCCTCGTCACCCACGACGAGGGAGCCGTCCAGGCGCTCCAGCCGGAGCGGATCATCCTGCTGCCCGACGGCGTCGAGGACCTGTGGGGTGCCGATTACGCGGACCTGGTGGCCCTCGCCTGA
- a CDS encoding helix-turn-helix domain-containing protein, producing the protein MAETLKKGSRVTGAARDKLAADLKKKYDSGASIRALAEETGRSYGFVHRMLSESGVTLRGRGGATRGKKSASA; encoded by the coding sequence GTGGCCGAGACTCTGAAGAAGGGCAGCCGGGTAACCGGCGCCGCGCGCGACAAGCTCGCGGCAGACCTGAAGAAGAAGTACGACTCCGGTGCGAGCATTCGGGCACTGGCCGAGGAGACCGGCCGCTCGTATGGCTTCGTGCACCGGATGCTCAGTGAGTCGGGCGTCACGCTCCGTGGGCGTGGCGGAGCGACGCGAGGCAAGAAGTCCGCGTCGGCCTGA
- a CDS encoding enoyl-CoA hydratase/isomerase family protein: MASFDSLLDKDGVRLTVDDAIATVTLTNPAKRNAQSPALWRALAEAGRLLPGTVRVVVLRGEGKSFSAGLDRQAFTPEGFDGEPSFIDLARGSDAELDAAIAEYQEGFTWWRRSDIVSIAAVQGHAIGAGFQLALACDLRVVADDVQFAMRETGLGLVPDLTGTHPLVGLVGYARALEICATGRFVQAEEAQRTGLANIAVPVDRLDAAVGELAAALLAAPRDALVETKTLLQGAAGRTYEEQRVAERGAQGRRLRDLAGLGD; the protein is encoded by the coding sequence ATGGCTTCGTTCGACTCGCTGCTCGACAAGGACGGCGTACGGCTCACCGTCGACGACGCGATCGCCACGGTGACGCTGACCAACCCGGCCAAGCGCAACGCGCAGAGCCCCGCTCTGTGGCGGGCACTGGCCGAGGCCGGTCGGCTGCTGCCGGGCACCGTCCGGGTCGTCGTGCTGCGCGGCGAAGGCAAGTCCTTCTCCGCGGGGCTCGACCGGCAGGCGTTCACGCCCGAGGGCTTCGACGGCGAGCCGTCCTTCATCGATCTCGCACGCGGTTCCGACGCCGAACTCGACGCGGCCATCGCCGAGTACCAGGAAGGTTTCACCTGGTGGCGGCGGAGCGACATCGTGTCCATCGCGGCCGTGCAGGGACACGCCATCGGCGCGGGCTTCCAGCTCGCGCTCGCCTGTGATCTGCGCGTCGTCGCCGACGACGTGCAGTTCGCCATGCGCGAGACCGGTCTCGGCCTCGTCCCCGACCTCACGGGTACGCATCCGCTGGTGGGGCTCGTCGGCTACGCCCGTGCGCTGGAGATCTGTGCGACGGGGCGGTTCGTGCAGGCGGAGGAGGCGCAGCGGACCGGGCTCGCGAACATCGCCGTGCCCGTCGATCGGCTCGACGCCGCGGTGGGTGAGCTGGCCGCCGCGCTGTTGGCTGCGCCGCGGGATGCCCTTGTCGAGACCAAGACGCTCCTTCAGGGGGCGGCTGGGCGTACGTATGAGGAGCAGCGGGTTGCCGAGCGGGGGGCTCAGGGGCGGCGGCTGCGGGATCTTGCCGGTCTTGGCGACTGA
- a CDS encoding nucleopolyhedrovirus P10 family protein, which translates to MTADRWTQAVRQQLGLGRLLPLGGPGDGVWITEAAAVAVLRRAVRPVPGVRLGSLRLALVDADSASEPAVLPPPSALPPGPLRIDAEFAATPSEPLPAAASRLRAALTATAVDALGLTVTEVDLRVTGLLEEGGGPPEPAGSAPAPSAGPHPSPGTDESRVATAALAVPAVTALPSKARITELHSDTALPRRHVQLEIAVDTTARTLDTARAVRATVTDALPDHPTTAVLVTAVTPVPQ; encoded by the coding sequence ATGACTGCGGACCGATGGACGCAAGCAGTACGGCAACAGCTCGGCCTGGGCAGGCTGCTGCCGTTGGGCGGCCCGGGTGACGGCGTGTGGATCACGGAGGCGGCGGCCGTCGCCGTACTGCGCCGGGCGGTGCGCCCGGTGCCGGGCGTACGCCTCGGTTCCCTGCGGCTCGCCCTCGTCGACGCGGACAGCGCGTCCGAACCGGCCGTGCTCCCGCCGCCGAGCGCGCTGCCACCGGGGCCGCTGCGTATCGACGCGGAGTTCGCGGCCACGCCGTCCGAGCCGCTGCCGGCGGCCGCGTCCCGGCTGCGCGCGGCCCTCACCGCGACGGCGGTGGACGCGCTCGGCCTGACGGTCACGGAGGTGGACCTGCGGGTGACGGGCCTGCTGGAGGAGGGCGGGGGCCCGCCGGAGCCCGCCGGCTCCGCTCCCGCGCCCAGCGCCGGGCCGCACCCCTCGCCCGGTACGGACGAGTCCCGGGTGGCCACCGCCGCTCTCGCCGTCCCGGCGGTGACGGCCCTGCCGAGCAAGGCACGCATCACGGAGCTCCACAGCGACACGGCGCTCCCCCGCCGCCACGTCCAGCTGGAGATCGCGGTGGACACGACCGCGCGCACCCTGGACACGGCCAGAGCGGTCCGAGCGACTGTCACCGACGCACTCCCGGACCACCCGACGACAGCGGTACTGGTGACAGCGGTGACCCCGGTGCCCCAGTGA
- a CDS encoding Asp23/Gls24 family envelope stress response protein, which yields MSDTTQRNRPESPEAEQPDQQQFRKTAVTKRGGGDPATRGRTTIADGVVEKIAGLAARDVLGVHAMGSGISRTFGAVRDRVPGGSAKSVTRGVKAEVGEVQTALDLEIVVDYGVSIADVARDVRENVIAAVERMTGLEVVEVNIAVSDVKLPEDEDEEPENRLQ from the coding sequence ATGAGCGACACGACTCAGCGCAATCGGCCGGAGAGCCCGGAGGCCGAACAGCCGGACCAGCAGCAGTTCAGGAAGACCGCTGTGACCAAGCGTGGCGGCGGTGACCCGGCGACCCGGGGACGTACCACCATCGCCGACGGGGTCGTCGAGAAGATCGCCGGACTCGCCGCCCGGGACGTCCTCGGCGTGCACGCCATGGGCAGCGGGATCTCGCGGACCTTCGGAGCCGTACGCGACCGGGTGCCCGGCGGAAGCGCGAAGTCCGTCACACGCGGTGTGAAGGCCGAGGTCGGCGAGGTGCAGACCGCCCTCGACCTGGAGATCGTCGTCGACTACGGCGTGTCCATCGCCGATGTCGCCCGTGATGTACGGGAGAACGTAATCGCGGCCGTCGAGCGCATGACGGGGCTTGAGGTCGTCGAGGTCAACATCGCGGTCAGCGACGTCAAGCTGCCGGAGGACGAGGACGAGGAACCGGAGAACCGGCTCCAGTGA
- a CDS encoding Asp23/Gls24 family envelope stress response protein, translated as MSETVAPGERGATKIADRVVAKIAAQAAREALDVLPPGAVPPHAAVVVHQDVARVSVSLELGYPCDIGGRCGAVRRRVTQRVEALAGMKVPEVAVQVERLHSAQTRGAVQGRTQ; from the coding sequence GTGTCCGAAACCGTCGCGCCGGGCGAGCGGGGCGCCACGAAGATCGCCGACCGGGTCGTCGCGAAGATCGCCGCGCAGGCGGCCCGGGAGGCGCTCGACGTGCTGCCTCCCGGCGCGGTGCCCCCGCACGCCGCGGTCGTCGTCCACCAGGACGTCGCCCGCGTCAGTGTCAGCCTCGAACTCGGCTACCCCTGTGACATCGGCGGCCGGTGCGGTGCCGTGCGTCGTCGAGTGACGCAGCGGGTAGAGGCGTTGGCGGGAATGAAAGTTCCCGAGGTCGCCGTCCAGGTGGAGCGACTGCACTCCGCGCAGACGCGTGGCGCGGTACAGGGGAGGACGCAATGA
- a CDS encoding DUF6286 domain-containing protein — MSEPQGSESTRQLPVIEKTAENEKTAGNELGQSASAAEYTPLPTLDDGEDGNGRFWSARRIPAAVLALLVLAAAGLLLYDVVAVRADRPAMHWRRSLARELAERPLDDTWVLVGAGVATALGLWLFVLATTPGLRDILTMRRAHSDVRAGLHRNAAATVLRDRAMEVSGVQSVRVRMKRRKADVRAVSHFRELDDVRADLDATLADGVRGLGLVRRPALSVRVARPGRKG; from the coding sequence ATGAGCGAGCCCCAGGGCTCCGAGAGCACCCGACAGCTGCCCGTCATCGAGAAGACCGCCGAGAACGAGAAGACCGCCGGGAACGAACTGGGCCAGTCCGCCTCCGCCGCCGAGTACACACCGCTGCCGACCCTCGACGACGGCGAGGACGGAAACGGCCGGTTCTGGTCGGCCCGCCGCATCCCGGCGGCCGTCCTCGCGCTACTGGTCCTGGCCGCCGCGGGGCTGCTGCTGTACGACGTCGTCGCCGTCCGCGCCGACCGGCCGGCCATGCACTGGCGCAGGTCCCTGGCCCGCGAACTCGCCGAGAGGCCCCTGGACGACACCTGGGTGCTCGTCGGCGCCGGGGTCGCGACGGCGCTGGGCCTGTGGCTGTTCGTCCTCGCCACGACCCCGGGACTGCGCGACATCCTGACGATGCGGCGCGCCCACTCCGACGTACGGGCCGGACTGCACCGCAACGCCGCCGCGACGGTGCTGCGCGACCGGGCCATGGAGGTGTCCGGCGTGCAGTCGGTCCGGGTCCGTATGAAGCGGCGGAAGGCCGACGTCCGCGCGGTCTCGCACTTCCGTGAACTCGACGACGTACGCGCCGACCTGGACGCCACGCTCGCCGACGGCGTCAGGGGGCTCGGCCTCGTCCGGCGGCCCGCGCTGTCGGTGCGTGTCGCCCGGCCGGGCCGGAAGGGGTGA
- the amaP gene encoding alkaline shock response membrane anchor protein AmaP, producing the protein MQRIANRVLLGLAGLLLVVLGGSVLAIGLGVEPPSWWIHDGRHDVLLSDADRARWRADGWWWPAVIAALAVAVLLALWWLTAVLRRRRLAEVLVDTGDGEGALLRGRALEGVLTAEAGALDGVRGAQASLIGRRSTPEARVRLLLEPHAAPAETLTGLTAEALAHAKDSAGLTSLPAEVHLRAAKHAAERVN; encoded by the coding sequence ATGCAGAGGATCGCGAACCGGGTCCTGCTGGGCCTCGCGGGTCTGCTCCTGGTCGTGCTCGGCGGCTCCGTGCTCGCCATCGGCCTCGGCGTGGAGCCGCCCTCGTGGTGGATCCACGACGGCCGGCACGACGTACTGCTGAGCGACGCCGACCGGGCGCGGTGGCGGGCCGACGGCTGGTGGTGGCCGGCCGTCATCGCCGCGCTGGCGGTGGCCGTGCTGCTCGCCCTGTGGTGGCTGACGGCCGTCCTGCGCCGCCGCCGACTGGCCGAGGTGCTGGTCGACACCGGCGACGGAGAGGGCGCGCTGCTGCGGGGCCGGGCCCTGGAGGGCGTACTGACCGCCGAGGCGGGCGCGTTGGACGGGGTACGGGGTGCGCAGGCGTCGCTCATCGGCCGCCGCAGCACCCCCGAGGCGCGGGTCCGCCTCCTCCTGGAACCGCACGCGGCCCCCGCCGAGACCCTGACCGGCCTGACGGCGGAAGCACTGGCCCACGCCAAGGACTCAGCCGGCCTCACCTCACTCCCGGCGGAGGTACACCTACGCGCCGCAAAACACGCAGCAGAACGAGTCAACTGA
- a CDS encoding SDR family oxidoreductase: MDLGLKDRVYVVTGATRGLGHASARELVADGAKVVVSGRDGKTVAEAATALGPNAHGVAVDNADPSAPSALIAAARERFGGFDGILISVGGPPPGFVADNTDEQWQAGFESVFLGAVRLARAAAAELGEGGVIGFVLSGSVHEPIAGLTISNGLRPGLAGFAKSLSDELGPRGIRVVGVLPARIDTDRVRELDGYSADPEATRAAHEARIPLRRYGRPEEFGRTAAFLLSPAASYLTGIMVPVDGGARSGF, translated from the coding sequence ATGGATCTTGGACTGAAGGACCGTGTCTACGTCGTCACCGGAGCAACGCGCGGCCTGGGTCACGCCTCCGCGCGCGAACTCGTCGCCGACGGCGCGAAGGTGGTCGTCAGCGGGCGCGACGGGAAGACGGTGGCCGAGGCGGCGACGGCGCTCGGGCCGAACGCCCACGGGGTGGCCGTGGACAACGCCGATCCCTCCGCGCCGTCGGCCCTGATCGCGGCCGCCCGTGAGCGGTTCGGCGGCTTCGACGGCATCCTGATCAGCGTCGGCGGGCCGCCGCCCGGCTTCGTCGCCGACAACACGGACGAGCAGTGGCAGGCGGGGTTCGAGTCCGTCTTCCTCGGGGCGGTGCGGCTGGCGCGGGCGGCCGCCGCCGAGCTGGGCGAGGGCGGGGTCATCGGGTTCGTGCTGTCCGGGTCGGTGCACGAGCCGATCGCGGGGCTGACCATCTCCAACGGGCTGCGGCCCGGGCTCGCCGGGTTCGCCAAGTCCCTCTCCGACGAGCTGGGGCCGCGGGGGATCCGGGTGGTGGGGGTGCTGCCTGCGCGGATCGACACGGATCGCGTGCGCGAGCTGGACGGGTACTCGGCTGATCCCGAGGCCACTCGGGCCGCCCATGAGGCGCGGATTCCGTTGCGGCGGTACGGGAGGCCGGAGGAGTTCGGGCGGACCGCCGCGTTTCTTCTGTCGCCTGCGGCGTCTTATCTGACGGGGATCATGGTGCCGGTGGATGGTGGGGCGCGGAGCGGGTTCTGA
- a CDS encoding glycoside hydrolase family 15 protein — translation MHPSIEDYALIGDHQTAALVARDGSVDWLCLPRFDSAACFAKLLGDDDNGHWRLAPKGADTCTRRAYRPDTLVLDTEWDTEDGSVRVTDLMPQRDRAPDVVRIVEGLKGRVTVRSTLRLRFDYGSVVPWVRRSDGHRVAVAGPDSVWLRSEPEVHTWGEDFGTHSEFTVAEGEKVAFVLTWHPSHEPRPDLVDPFEALEHSVDDWRAWAARCRYDGPHRDAVVRSLITLKALTYAPSGGIVAAPTTSLPEEIGGVRNWDYRYCWLRDSTLTLGALLACGYQEEAEAWRNWLLRAVAGDPADLQIMYGLAGERRIPEYELAWLPGFHGSAPVRIGNDAVRQLQLDVYGEVIDSLTLAQHAGLPAEPDMWRLHQALMEFLHTAWRKPDEGLWEVRGPRRHFVHSKVMAWVAADRTVRTLEENPGLDGDADKWRAMRDEVHREVCERGFDPERNTFTQSYGSRELDAALLLIPRLGFLPPDDPRVVGTVDAVRSELARDGFVHRYDASLDGSGPHGSEPSGSDLKDVDGLPGGEGSFLVCSFWLADALHLTGRTKEAHDLFERLIALRNDVGLLAEEYDPVAGHQLGNFPQAFSHIGLVGTALALFDDEGKTGVPEGDGTGADEAG, via the coding sequence GTGCACCCTTCCATCGAGGACTACGCGCTCATCGGCGACCACCAGACCGCCGCCCTGGTAGCCCGGGACGGCTCCGTCGACTGGCTCTGCCTCCCCCGGTTCGACTCGGCCGCCTGCTTCGCGAAACTGCTCGGCGACGACGACAACGGCCACTGGCGGCTCGCGCCGAAGGGGGCGGACACCTGCACGAGGCGGGCCTACCGGCCCGACACCCTCGTGCTCGACACCGAGTGGGACACCGAGGACGGCTCGGTACGCGTCACGGACCTGATGCCGCAGCGCGACCGCGCCCCCGACGTCGTACGGATCGTCGAGGGCCTCAAGGGCCGCGTCACCGTACGCAGCACCCTGCGCCTGCGCTTCGACTACGGCTCGGTCGTCCCCTGGGTCCGCAGGTCCGACGGCCACCGGGTCGCCGTGGCCGGCCCGGACTCGGTGTGGCTGCGCAGCGAACCCGAGGTGCACACCTGGGGCGAGGACTTCGGTACGCACTCGGAGTTCACGGTCGCCGAGGGCGAGAAGGTCGCCTTCGTCCTGACCTGGCACCCCTCGCACGAGCCGCGCCCCGACCTGGTCGACCCGTTCGAGGCGCTGGAGCACAGCGTCGACGACTGGCGGGCCTGGGCGGCCCGCTGCCGCTACGACGGACCGCACCGCGACGCGGTCGTCCGCTCCCTGATCACCCTCAAGGCCCTCACGTACGCGCCGAGCGGCGGCATCGTCGCGGCGCCCACGACCTCGCTGCCCGAGGAGATCGGCGGCGTCCGCAACTGGGACTACCGCTACTGCTGGCTGCGGGACTCCACGCTCACCCTGGGCGCGCTCCTCGCGTGCGGCTACCAGGAGGAGGCGGAGGCGTGGCGCAACTGGCTGCTGCGCGCGGTCGCGGGCGATCCGGCGGACCTGCAGATCATGTACGGGCTGGCGGGCGAGCGGCGGATCCCCGAGTACGAACTGGCGTGGCTGCCCGGATTCCACGGCTCGGCGCCGGTGCGCATCGGCAACGACGCCGTACGGCAGCTGCAGCTCGACGTGTACGGGGAGGTGATCGACTCCCTCACGCTGGCGCAGCACGCGGGGCTGCCCGCCGAACCCGACATGTGGCGGCTGCACCAGGCCCTGATGGAGTTCCTGCACACGGCGTGGCGCAAGCCCGACGAGGGGCTGTGGGAGGTGCGCGGGCCGCGCCGCCACTTCGTGCACTCGAAGGTGATGGCGTGGGTCGCCGCCGACCGCACGGTACGCACTCTGGAGGAGAACCCCGGGCTGGACGGCGACGCCGACAAATGGCGCGCGATGCGGGACGAGGTGCACCGGGAGGTGTGCGAGCGGGGCTTCGACCCCGAGCGGAACACGTTCACGCAGTCCTACGGCTCGCGTGAACTGGACGCCGCGCTGCTGCTCATCCCCCGCCTCGGCTTCCTGCCGCCGGACGATCCGCGGGTGGTCGGCACGGTCGACGCGGTGCGCTCGGAACTCGCCCGCGACGGCTTCGTGCACCGCTACGACGCGTCCCTCGACGGCTCCGGCCCGCACGGCTCGGAGCCGTCCGGGTCGGACCTCAAGGATGTCGACGGGCTGCCCGGCGGCGAGGGTTCGTTCCTCGTCTGCTCGTTCTGGCTGGCGGACGCGCTGCATCTGACGGGGCGTACGAAGGAGGCCCACGACCTGTTCGAGCGGCTGATCGCGCTCCGCAACGACGTGGGGCTGCTGGCGGAGGAGTACGACCCCGTGGCCGGACACCAGCTCGGCAACTTTCCGCAGGCGTTCAGCCACATCGGTCTGGTGGGCACCGCCCTCGCGCTGTTCGACGACGAGGGGAAGACGGGGGTGCCCGAGGGGGACGGGACAGGAGCGGACGAGGCAGGATAG
- a CDS encoding SURF1 family cytochrome oxidase biogenesis protein, whose protein sequence is MYRFLLSRQWVILTLIMLALIPTMIELGFWQLHRHEHKVALNQVISDSLSAKPVPAESLTAPGQAVERDDLYRRVTAKGTFDTADEVVVRRRTNSDEEVGFHVLTPFVLDDGRVLMVNRGWIPADGAQTEFPKVPAPARGETTVTGRLMADETSGGSGIKDVSGLPDRMVMLINSEQQAKALGKQVLGGYIDLTAPEPKGDVPELIGAPNHSDIGPHMAYAVQWWLFAAGVPVGFVVLVRRERRDREEAAAEAESSPATEPATV, encoded by the coding sequence GTGTACCGCTTCCTGTTGTCCCGGCAGTGGGTGATCCTCACCCTCATCATGCTCGCGCTCATCCCGACGATGATCGAGCTGGGATTCTGGCAACTGCACCGGCACGAGCACAAGGTCGCGCTGAACCAGGTGATCTCGGACTCGCTGTCCGCGAAGCCGGTCCCCGCCGAGTCGCTGACCGCGCCGGGGCAGGCGGTCGAGCGCGACGACCTGTACCGCCGGGTGACGGCGAAGGGCACGTTCGACACCGCCGACGAGGTCGTGGTCCGGCGCCGCACCAACTCGGACGAAGAGGTCGGCTTCCACGTACTGACACCGTTCGTCCTGGACGACGGCCGGGTCCTCATGGTCAACCGCGGCTGGATCCCCGCGGACGGCGCGCAGACCGAGTTCCCGAAGGTGCCCGCGCCGGCGCGGGGCGAGACCACGGTCACCGGCCGGCTGATGGCCGACGAGACGTCCGGCGGCAGCGGCATCAAGGACGTCAGCGGACTGCCCGACCGCATGGTCATGCTGATCAACAGCGAGCAGCAGGCGAAGGCGCTCGGCAAGCAGGTCCTCGGCGGGTACATCGACCTGACCGCGCCCGAGCCGAAGGGTGACGTCCCCGAACTGATCGGGGCCCCGAACCACAGCGACATCGGACCCCACATGGCGTACGCGGTCCAGTGGTGGCTCTTCGCCGCGGGGGTTCCGGTGGGCTTCGTGGTCCTGGTCCGCCGTGAGCGCCGCGACCGCGAGGAGGCGGCGGCCGAGGCGGAGTCCTCCCCGGCGACGGAGCCGGCCACCGTCTGA
- a CDS encoding DEDDh family exonuclease, whose translation MLEDRQTAPSATPWPAAYPQGYAVVDVETTGLARDDRIVSAAVYRLDARGEVEDHWYTLVNPERDPGPVWIHGLTSEVLEGAPLFPEIAEEFATRLEGRVLVAHNAVFDWSMIAREYARAEREAPVRQRLCTIALSKELRLPLANHKLESLAAHFGVVQQRAHHALDDARVLAEAFRPSLHTAARDGVRLPLLECRPLTEWTDRAAPLIGRQSGSSGGYSSGPPASWRPSRKRPACPYPNPGRYEPGKQLKQGMRIAFSGDTSVERDLLEDRAVEAGLHVATSLSRLTSLLVTNDPESGTSKVVKARQFGTPVVDEAAFGQLLGNVEPAEGPAAQK comes from the coding sequence ATGCTCGAAGACCGTCAGACCGCACCGTCCGCCACCCCGTGGCCGGCCGCGTATCCCCAGGGGTACGCGGTCGTCGACGTCGAGACCACAGGGCTGGCCCGCGACGACCGCATAGTGTCGGCCGCGGTCTACCGGCTGGACGCGCGCGGCGAGGTCGAGGACCACTGGTACACGCTGGTCAACCCGGAGCGCGACCCCGGCCCGGTGTGGATCCACGGCCTGACCAGCGAGGTCCTCGAAGGGGCGCCCCTGTTCCCGGAGATCGCCGAGGAGTTCGCGACCCGCCTTGAGGGCAGGGTGCTCGTCGCGCACAACGCGGTCTTCGACTGGTCGATGATCGCCCGGGAGTACGCGCGCGCCGAGCGCGAGGCGCCGGTCCGTCAGCGCCTGTGCACCATCGCGCTGTCCAAGGAACTGCGGCTGCCGCTGGCCAACCACAAGCTGGAGTCGCTGGCCGCGCACTTCGGCGTCGTGCAGCAGCGCGCGCACCACGCGCTGGACGACGCGCGCGTGCTGGCCGAGGCGTTCCGGCCGAGTCTGCACACCGCGGCGCGCGACGGCGTACGGCTGCCGCTCCTGGAGTGCCGGCCGCTGACGGAGTGGACGGACCGGGCGGCCCCGCTCATCGGACGGCAGTCCGGGAGCTCCGGGGGCTACTCGTCGGGGCCGCCCGCGAGTTGGCGTCCCTCGCGCAAGCGGCCCGCCTGCCCGTATCCGAACCCGGGCCGGTACGAACCGGGCAAGCAGCTCAAACAGGGCATGCGGATCGCGTTCTCCGGGGACACCTCGGTCGAGCGCGACCTCCTGGAGGACCGTGCCGTCGAGGCCGGACTGCATGTCGCGACGAGCCTGTCCCGGCTGACCAGCCTGCTCGTCACGAACGACCCGGAGTCCGGTACGTCCAAGGTGGTCAAGGCGCGCCAGTTCGGCACCCCGGTCGTCGACGAGGCGGCGTTCGGCCAGCTCCTCGGGAACGTGGAACCGGCTGAGGGACCAGCGGCGCAGAAGTGA